Proteins encoded together in one Salmo salar chromosome ssa08, Ssal_v3.1, whole genome shotgun sequence window:
- the LOC106610040 gene encoding homeotic protein spalt-major-like isoform X1 — MANSNCMVFHTQIASIMEVLANAAVAEICKLVDDDYAVLRLEITQSQKENRALRRKLLEIKVARERAERTLRERVLSSRPSSVKILDRYRGMARGEGHLTGGHRSFVKPAGQNAWRDDQPITVDEGSGTSTQHVIVIESADAEAAGPGGSSLVKQERTEGEEDPQHSRDIQTGAAAVLVPPAATDHLSTAAPQPRKRCSMAEVSGTPNAALKSEMDTETLVVTQRLLHTGSDHRPDPDRLGLGRLGCPLVPGSEYLLYSNPRPRTVHSHRDSGDTLETGNDPSCSYSTEMDRGNMPLDLETQTDLSRGDWNQYSGSVYSEGCLDKKGEVIVVDEVTVKVEGDPPLAWNVDETYLGEGHSHGRDFLDYRGSLKTNLNVPTHSPLHAFRDRDPVSTSMAPSDSHGRVFFDQVLNSNDRARAETQGGGATSGSSKEKQFLCMFCNKGFSCPQKVEIHQRVHTGVKPFSCTQCHMRFALAGNLKRHQMVHTGEKPFSCSQCEKRFSQAGDLKRHQRVHTGEKPFSCTQCHMRFALAGNLKMHLKVHTGEKPFACTHCGKRFSEKSYLSIHQQKNHSTL, encoded by the exons ATGGCTAACTCTAACtgtatggtttttcacactcaaatagcctccatcatggaggtgTTAGCGAATGCAGCTGTGGCAGagatctgtaaactcgtagacgacgactatgcagtgcttcgtttggaaataactcaaagccagaaagaaaacagagCATTGCGGAGGAAACTACTAGAAATTAAGGTGGCACGGGAGCGCGCAGAGAGGACCTTGCGAGAGCGCGTCCTTTCCAGTCGTCCCAGCAGTGTCAAGATCCTCGACCGATACAgaggaatggcaagag gtgaaggacatctcactggaggccacagAAGCTTTGTGAAGCCAGCGGGACAGAATGCTtggagagatgaccaaccaatcactgttgatgaggggagtggaacctcCACCCAGCACGTTATCGTGATCGag TCTGCAGATGCAGAGGCTGCAGGTCCTGGAGGATCATCTCTGGTCAAGCAGGAgaggactgaaggagaggaggacccacaacacagcagagacatccagactggaGCAGCAGCTGTTCTAGTGCCCCCTGCAGCCACGGATCACCTATCCACTGCCGCGCCCCAGCCCAGGAAGCGATGCAGCATGGCGGAGGTCAGTGGAACGCCGAACGCCGCCCTCAAGTcagagatggacacagagacTTTAGTTGTAACACAGAGGCTTTTACATACAGGATCTGACCACAGGccagaccctgacagactggggctggggagacTGGGCTGTCCACTTGTTCCTGGATCAGAGTATTTACTTTACAGTAATCCAAGACCGAGGACTGTTCATTCCCATCGGGACTCAGGTGACACGTTAGAGACTGGCAATGATCCATCTTGTTCTTACTCTACAGAGATGGACCGTGGCAACATGCCCTTGGATTTGGAGACacagactgatctgtctagaggggactggaaccagtacagtggtagtgtatactctgaagggtgCCTAGATAAGAAAGGGGAGGTTATAGTGGTAGATGAAGTGACTGTGAAAGTGGAGGGCGACCCTCCTCTGGCATGGAATGTAGATGAGACTTACTTAGGAGAAGGACACTCACATGGCAGAGATTTCTTAGATTACAGGGGAAGCTTAAAGACAAATCTAAATGTCCCGACTCACTCCCCTTTACACGCGTTCAGGGATCGCGACCCAGTGTCCACATCGATGGCACCTTCCGATTCACATGGCCGCGTCTTTTTcgatcaggtattgaactcaaacGACAGGGCTAGAGCCGAGACTCAGGGAGGGGGAGCAACATCAGGTAGTAGTAAAGAGAAACagttcctctgcatgttctgtaacaaaggcttcagctgcccccagaaggtggagatccaccagagggtccacacaggagtGAAACCCTTCAGTtgtacccagtgtcacatgcgcttcGCCCTGGCTGGCAACCTGAAGAGACACCAGatggtccacacaggggagaaacccttcagctgctcccagtgtgagaagaggttctcccaggctggtgacctgaagaggcaccagagggtccacacaggggagaaaccattcagctgtacccagtgtcacatgcgcttcGCCCTGGCTGGCAAcctgaagatgcacctgaaggtTCACACGGGAGAAAAACCGTTTGCCTGTACACACTgcgggaagaggttctcagagaaGAGCTACCTCAGtatacaccagcagaaaaaccATTCCACTCTATAA